The following are from one region of the Papaver somniferum cultivar HN1 unplaced genomic scaffold, ASM357369v1 unplaced-scaffold_132, whole genome shotgun sequence genome:
- the LOC113333016 gene encoding FT-interacting protein 1-like encodes MQRPQHHPPEDFSLKETSPHLGGGGLTGDKHTSSYDLVEQMQYLYVRVVKAKDLPAKDVTGSCDPYVEVKLGNYKGTTRHFENKSNPEWNQVFAFSKERIQASVVEILVKDKDFVKDDFMGRVWFDLNEVPKRVPPDSPLAPQWYRLEDRKGDKAKGELMLAVWMGTQADEAFPEAWHSDAASVSGDGLANFRSKVYLSPKLWYLRVNVIEAQDLQHVDKAKFPEIYVKAILGNQALRTRVSPSRNTNPLWNEDLMFVASEPFEEHLILSVEDRVGPNKDEILGRCAIPLQAVERRLDYKSVHTRWFNLEKHIIVDGEKKKDGRFASRIHLRICLDGGYHVLDESTHYSSDLRPTAKQLWKQNIGVLEVGILTANGLLPMKIKDGRGTTDAYCVAKYGQKWVRTRTIIDSSTPKWNEQYTWEVYDPCTVITIGVFDNCHLHGGGDKGGAKDSRIGKVRIRLSTLETDRVYTHSYPLLVLHPSGVKKMGEIQLAVRFTCSSLLNMMHIYSQPLLPKMHYIHPLSVTQLDNLRHQAHQIVSMRLSRAEPPLRKEVVEYMLDVDSHMWSMRRSRANFFRIMGVLSGLIAVARWFDQICVWKNPLTTVLIHILFIILVLYPELILPTVFLYLFLIGVWYFRWRPRNPPHMDTRLSHADNVHPDELDEEFDTFPTSRPNDIVRMRYDRLRSVAGRIQTVVGDLATQGERLQSLLSWRDPRATALFVTFCLIAAVVLYVTPFRVVALIAGFYVLRHPRFRHRLPSVPLNFFRRLPARTDSML; translated from the coding sequence ATGCAGCGTCCACAGCACCACCCACCGGAGGATTTCTCATTAAAAGAGACATCACCACATCTTGGTGGTGGAGGTCTTACTGGTGACAAACATACTAGTAGCTATGACCTGGTTGAGCAAATGCAATATCTATATGTTAGAGTTGTAAAAGCGAAAGATTTACCAGCTAAAGATGTTACAGGAAGTTGTGATCCTTATGTAGAAGTCAAACTTGGTAACTACAAAGGTACAACTAGGCATTTCGAAAACAAGTCTAACCCTGAATGGAACCAAGTGTTTGCATTTTCAAAAGAAAGGATTCAAGCTTCTGTTGTTGAGATTTTAGTCAAAGATAAGGATTTTGTGAAAGATGATTTTATGGGGAGGGTTTGGTTTGATCTTAATGAAGTTCCAAAGAGAGTTCCACCAGATAGTCCTTTGGCACCACAATGGTATAGGTTGGAAGATCGAAAGGGAGATAAAGCTAAAGGAGAGCTTATGTTGGCTGTTTGGATGGGTACTCAAGCTGATGAAGCGTTTCCTGAAGCGTGGCATTCTGATGCTGCATCTGTTAGTGGTGATGGACTTGCGAATTTCCGGTCCAAGGTGTATCTGTCTCCTAAGTTATGGTATCTGAGGGTAAATGTGATCGAAGCGCAGGACTTGCAACATGTTGACAAGGCTAAGTTTCCAGAAATTTATGTTAAAGCTATTCTCGGGAATCAGGCTTTGAGAACAAGAGTGTCTCCGAGCAGGAATACTAATCCGTTATGGAATGAGGATTTGATGTTTGTAGCTTCGGAACCGTTCGAGGAGCATCTGATCTTGAGTGTGGAAGACAGAGTGGGGCCAAACAAGGATGAGATCCTGGGTAGATGTGCGATCCCTTTACAGGCTGTTGAGAGGAGGCTGGACTATAAATCTGTGCATACAAGGTGGTTTAATCTCGAGAaacatattattgttgatggagagaagaagaaagatggtAGGTTTGCGAGTAGGATTCATTTGAGGATCTGTCTCGATGGTGGGTACCATGTACTTGACGAGTCCACTCATTATAGTAGTGATCTCAGACCTACAGCGAAGCAGCTGTGGAAGCAAAACATTGGGGTTCTGGAGGTGGGAATTTTAACTGCTAATGGGTTGCTTCCGATGAAGATAAAAGACGGCCGAGGCACCACAGACGCTTATTGTGTGGCCAAATATGGGCAGAAGTGGGTCAGAACGAGAACTATTATCGATAGCTCTACTCCAAAATGGAATGAGCAATACACATGGGAGGTTTACGATCCTTGTACTGTTATTACAATTGGGGTTTTTGATAACTGTCATTTACATGGAGGAGGAGATAAAGGTGGTGCTAAGGATTCGAGGATCGGGAAGGTGAGAATTCGGCTCTCTACACTTGAAACTGACCGGGTTTACACacactcatatcctcttctgGTTCTTCATCCATCTGGAGTCAAGAAAATGGGTGAGATTCAGTTGGCTGTAAGGTTTACATGTTCATCTTTGCTTAATATGATGCATATTTACTCTCAGCCATTGTTACCCAAAATGCACTACATTCATCCGTTATCTGTTACTCAGCTCGATAACTTAAGGCACCAAGCTCATCAGATAGTCTCGATGAGGCTAAGCCGTGCCGAACCACCACTAAGGAAAGAGGTTGTGGAGTATATGTTGGATGTAGATTCACATATGTGGAGTATGAGAAGGAGCAGAGCTAATTTTTTCAGAATTATGGGAGTTCTGAGCGGATTAATCGCGGTTGCCAGATGGTTTGATCAAATCTGTGTTTGGAAAAACCCTCTTACTACAGTTCTGATCCACATACTCTTCATAATACTTGTTCTGTATCCGGAATTGATTTTGCCCACCGTTTTTCTCTATTTGTTcttaattggtgtttggtacttccGCTGGAGACCAAGAAATCCACCTCACATGGATACTCGACTCTCCCATGCTGATAATGTACATCCAGATGAACTAGACGAAGAGTTTGATACTTTTCCCACCTCTCGACCTAATGATATTGTGAGAATGAGATATGATCGATTGAGAAGTGTTGCAGGGAGGATTCAAACTGTGGTTGGTGATTTGGCAACCCAGGGAGAAAGATTGCAGTCTCTCTTGAGCTGGCGTGATCCAAGAGCTACAGCTCTGTTCGTGACCTTCTGTTTGATTGCTGCTGTTGTACTTTATGTTACACCCTTTCGAGTTGTGGCCCTCATTGCTGGATTTTATGTATTAAGGCATCCTAGGTTCCGTCACAGGCTTCCTTCAGTACCTCTCAACTTTTTCAGACGATTGCCTGCAAGAACTGATAGTATGCTATGA